The following is a genomic window from Benincasa hispida cultivar B227 chromosome 7, ASM972705v1, whole genome shotgun sequence.
TTATATTTGATAAAAGATGTATCGAAAACGaccaattaatatataaaattttataaggttgagaataaaattacaagtttacaaaatgaataaattaaaaaaatacgaATAAGGAATTTTTTCCCGCGGGGAATGGATGCCTCGATCTCGACAGAGAACTTCACGGGGATAGGGAAGACTTTCTCGTGTCTCGCCCCACcccatggacatctctagttGTCATCGGAGTTGATCATCGAAGGGAGTTTTTGTCGAAGTCGTTGTCGGAGGAGTTTGGAGTTGATCGCCAGAGCTAGAAGTGTGAAAGTGGTCATCATAATTGGTTGTCAAATTGTGGCAGCGGTAGCTGCCAACGGTAGCCGACAAATCTAATCATTGAAAATATTGGAGGGTGGGAGAGTTGAGGTGAGTTAGTGAGTTGGTAAaaataaccaactcaactccaccaacatttaaagttggtgggccaaacatTAAGTTGATAATTTTTagcaactcaactcaactcatgtttggtgagccaaacaccccaTTAAAGTTGAGTCGTTTAACATGTTGGTGGGCCAAACACATCATATGGGGCTGTTTGGGGTAGGAGTGAGAACGATAAACCGAAAAATCGAGTCGACCAATCAAATTGAAGTCGATTGGTGGAGAAGGAGAGGGGTTGATTGGTGTCGGTTTGGAAAAATTTCAGaagaattaaagaataaaattgacCAAACCGACTGATCGATTTTTACTCCTAGACGGTCGAAATCGGTTTAAACATTTACTAAACCAACCATAGTTGGTTTGGTGGCGGTTTGATCGAAAAACCGACTTCGACTGACTGATGCTCACTCCTAATTTGGGGTGTTGAGATGAGATATGATGTATGAActtcatatgtttgtgtttagGGTGTTTGGAGTattgagttgagttcatatgtcggGTGTATCTGGTAATGTTTTTTTATGACATGAATAAATTGTTTTATagtgattgttttttttaaactttttttattcaacaattttacctatatatattttttaataaactatgtGTTGCACtttgttttaatgttttctttttaaatacaCATGCATTGATAGGAGTTTTGGAAAATAAGATTAGTTTACATATGGATCATgaatttcatttctttcaattatttataaatttgtaCACATTTCCAGTTAATTTGGACAAAATTATATTAGATTAATCGGAATAAAGCAATCAAATTTATAGTCTAAGTTCTTAAAATATAATTGTAATGACCCTATTAATGGTCATGTTATATGGTTGACACAAAAAATATGTAACAAAGGTCACATTATCAATCATTTATATGAtacaaaaaaattgatatatgaTAAGGTTAACAAATGGCCAAGTTCACTTACACAAATAAATTACATAAACATTAATCCAAATTCTCCATCTAATAGATGTATTCGACAATTTTCTTCTGCCTCCCAAACTCCAATTCATACTCAACTTCTATTTGGATTAActtgaaaaaatgtttttaaaaaagtcatttttatttaaacatttttataaaagaatgttACTCAAATATTTGGCAACTATTTttcaaaagtatatatatatatatatacacacacacacactacATAGAAAGGtaggaaaaatataaatttatactcctaaactttgaggttgtattaatttagaccataaactaataattttactaatttaaaccttgaatttttataagtgtactaatttaaaccatttattattttttagttggATAAACATAGTATTAGACttgtaattttatcaattaaacctcaaactttcataagtttaattgaaaaaattaaatattttgcaTGATATTCTTCAAACTAAATACGAAGGAAAGTGTAAATTCATACACTTAAGAAAAttgagaaattatttcaaatggtaaaactgttgaaaatatttacaagatataacaaaattttagaactgacctatcagtgtctatcagtgacattgatagacaccgatagaagtctatcaacgtctatcattgatagttataaacttttgctatattttgtaaatattttagttcatttttctatatttaaaagcAGTCCAAGaaaatttatagtttaaattgatatatttataaaagataattattagtttgaactttaaattgatataatttttaaaatttagggtttaaatctatacataattattagtttatgatttaaattgatacaattccgATGTTTatgggtataaattgatatttgaagaaaaggaaagaattatttttgaaacaaaaagtATTTCTTACGATTTAGAAAAAAAGTATAAAGTAACTCTTTAATTAAGACTCAAGATACAAATACCCGCCACTTCGAAGTTCATTATGGCGCCAAATCTCTCTCTCTAGTCTCTCTCTCTACTCCGCCGCTCTCTCAGCGATGCAGTCAATATCGATTTCCATGGAGGAGTAAGCGACTTGAACATTGATTTTTCCTTCAACTTACAGATGGAAACTCTAGAGCTTCGTCTTCCTCAATTCTCAGAGGTAAAATTTCACATTTCTCCTAAAAATCAACTATTCATCGATTATACCGATAATCTTCTCGTATGTTTACTTTCGTTGCCATTTCGTTTGTTTTCTGGATAACCGAGAAACTAGAAGATGAAGCACGGAGTTAGCTGTGATTGATTTTTTGTTACGCTGCTTACGGAAAATATGTTGAGATTTCGATCGCGGATGCCGGAAGACGTTTTCGATTTCGTGTTCGTTATAATTACTTTGACCGATAAATGAATTGAGTTGCGTTGATTTGAGAACAAATCGGGACAAGAATTTGAGAAATTTGTATGATTCTCCAGGAGTATGTGCGATATCTCTCATAAATTTCGTAATTCGACTTGGAGGGAGAATAATGCAAATTCAATTATCGATTCACTTTTTATTTGAGATCTCGATGTAGCTATTGCTACGGAGGAAAAATAATCATAATTATGCTTCCACTACTCCTTGGTGCTTACCAATtacttgtatgtttgttttttctttgttgccaattattataaatactcAAAAGCAGAAACCTCTTGTGATTTCTGTTCATGTCCAATAACTTTAGCTTCGTCAAGGTCTAATAATTCCAATTTCACTGTAATTCGTATTGACCTATAGTGGACTTGAACAATGTATGGAGCTCATCAGGACTAGGGATGTTTGGCAAGCGGCCCTACGAGAACTTCTTTTGCTTTTATCTGGTCTCTATACAATATACAGTCTTATGATTTATATGGAATTCATTCTTTTAGATGCTTTATGCATGgttttgaaattcatttgtctGATCAGCTCCGTTTCTGATAGAAATATTTGCAGTATTTTAAGCCATACTTTTATGGTACTCTCTCGATCAGATAGATTGAATTTTTTCATCAGTCTTATACTTGGCATTATAGCGACTAATAGGCATCCTAactttatttgatttttcaataTGTACTAATTTCAGGATTTAGCTTGGCTTCCTTGCTGGCTTCAGGATAATCATACAACGCCATCCAGTGAGCAAGTAATAGAATGTGATTACGAATCAGCAATCAAGGTTGACATCCATCTCTGGTATTTACATTTACCATGGTCTTCTTTATTACACAATTCTTGTTTAAAACTAAGGATTTTCTTTGTAGCTTTTCTAATTGAATGAGTAAATATTAGCTCCAGTAGCGGCTTAGTGCCCGGGAATGGAAGAGAATTTGGAAAACATATTAACATAATCTAGAGATGCCTTTGGTTTTGTTTCATAATCCAATACCAACCGGTTAAGGCACTGTACATCTGTACTAAAAGTCAAATATTCAAATCCCTGCTCCCACATTGTTgagctaaaaaaaatatagcaaaagtGCTCACAACCTCTGTGGTTCAATTCCataaatctttttaatttaGATGTGATACATTCTGGTGGTTTATGTTTTCTGCTGGTGTTGTCAgaaacttattttataaattgaaaatgcagttctttttgttttgaatttcaTATCATGTAAAGAACGTGATTTTCTGTGGTTAACGTGGGAATTCAGTATTGGTTTAAAAGAGAATAGGTATTGAATATAGCATTGCATGATGTTAGACCATTTCAGGGTTAGCACTGCTACAAGTTGCATTTCCGACTACATGGTTCGTAACTGTTTTGATGCCTCTCTTCCCATTTATTGCAGGAGGTTGGGTACGGAATCATCAATAAACTTGAAGGTGCAAATCTCTATCCAAAAGACAGTGGATGCAACagatttcatttatttctaTCTGGACAGGACAACATATCCGAAAGTGTAGCTGCATCATCTAATAATGTAAGTTTGTAGCCCACTTTACGGATTTGGGTTTCTTTTATGTGGATTTCAAAATTAGGCTTCTTTGAAGCTAGATGGTTGAATACACGAAATTTAGCAGAAAGCAAACATTCTCTGCATAAACAGCTCCGGCAGACAGGCAGAGTGCCAcggttataaataaaaaataattagacatTGAAATTGAAACTTAAGGAAAATGGATTAGTTTATTACTAACTTCAAGGAATGTATGTATTTAGTGAAAAGACCAACTAGTATGCATGAGAATCTTAGGAATGTGCAGACATGGTATAAATCGTTGGACTGACTCCTGTTTTTTTGACATGAAACATAACAGTTCATTTTAGAAATGaattgaaaaaaggaaaatcaagGGAGATGAATTGTAAACCCAACACCAACAGAAAAAAGACTTTAAAGAATTTTGACTGGTGATGGAAATtggcaaaagaagaaaaattaatgAACTTAATTTAATTGAGTATAAGCTATAAGATTTCCACGCCATTCCAAGAATCAAGAAAGGGCTGAAACTCCaaataacattatttattaGTAATATACACGTGCatttaaattcaccaacatgttaattttctctttaagaaaatcatcaatatgTTGTCAGGCAAGGCATTCCCTTCATCTATAGAAATGAACACAATATTTGCGATCTTGAATTAAATATTAACTAAAAAACTGAAAACTAGTAAATGTTGCGTTTAATATGTTTCCTAATGTTATTTTGAAGACTCCATAGATTTAAAATATGGACATTTCTGCAGCTGTATTACTTTTTCTAAATGAATACACAAGTAATAAGGTGCCATGTTTTTCTCATTGATTTTTTCACAACAAAAGCAGGCACTTCATTTTCATTTACATCTTTCATCATATGGTGGTTCGGAGTGTACTTCAACTCAACATTTGGATGGATCTCACCAATTGCCTGAATATAATAAAGTTCAGTCGATCAGTTTGTTTGAAGCATCACTTGATCCCAGGGAAAATATTCCTTTCCGAAAGGGCATTAATGCTGGTGACACAGATTTGCCACCTCATTCTAGCAACAAAGATTTGTTGGACAATGTTGACTGTCAATCTCTGAACAATACTGAAGATTGTGAAATCCGGCAGGGAGAAAAATTGGATGTTGGCTGGCTTAAAAATGCTGAAGCTAACGATGCAATTGAGCTCTCTGTTGTGGCATCTGAAGCACTGGTTATACACGACTTATTGCAGGCTGAGCTAGATTCAGAAGCGTTATCAGTTGAAGCTGTCCTCGAAGTTTCCATCCAGGTAAAAAAGGCTCGCATTGAGGTGCTGGAAAGTGCCTATGAAAGCGTAGACGAGGAAGTGGACTTGACCAATTCTCTTTCAGATCTGGATGATTTCATAATGAGAGATGCATTTGATGATGTAGGACTACCTTGCAGTATTTTGAATAGTGATCGTTGCAAAACCACATGTTTTGATGTTCAAGATACGCCTGTAAATAACAATGAATTCACACATGGCAGTCAATGTAATTCTGTAGATATGACACGTCAACCAGACATTTTGGGGAATGGATTAACCCTGAAACAGTTCGAAGAGAATCTTGTTGTGACAAAACCTGTGGGCTTGCCTTTGGAAGATCTGAGTTGTAACGTTCAACATCAACTTTCTGATGATGATGAGTTAGGTTCAACTAGTCCAAACTATTGTAAATATAACTCAATGTCGCAACACCCAGCTCAAAATGGATCAGACGAGTTTGTTGTGAAACAGGTAAAAGTCCAAAAGTCACCATCTTGAGATTTTCCCAATGCTGCTTcccaaaatattttgaatgagACTTAGCAAAGACCTTCCACTTCCTCCATCCACTTAAAAAAGGTGTATTAGGATTTCTTCACTATTTGTCAATTGTCAGATAAATATAGAACGTTAGCATAACAAATAGCACTAAGTTCTCTTTAAGCTATTAGTAACAGCAATATGATATCATGACTGCAGAAAATTGTGTCGTCTACAGTTAATACAAATTTGTGTACAAACGATGCCAAAGAATACTCCAGCCTACATGAGTGCAATAAAGTGTCAACAAGTGAGTCACTATGATCTGTATTTTTTATGTGTGAGAATGTTCAGGCTTAAGTACTAAACAGTTTTCTTCCCATTTCCAGAAAATGATGAACAAGTTGCTTTCTTAACTCCCGAGAGATTTCAGAGTCGTTGGTTGGGTGGTTGGTCAGTTAAGGTGTGTTCTCTGCTCTTATTTACAACCTATCATGCTGGTTCATACATTAGAGTTTAAACTATTATGTTAAAATATTGACTTTGATAGTGTTAAACAAAGGAGATAACTCAGTATTCAAGATCAACAAGCTTTGTTTGGtggattttttattatttatttccaAGTGTTCTAGATTCAATTGCAAATTTGCAATTGAAGAACACATCCACATTtgttattagaaaaaataatgataaccatatgatatattgatttattGAGTGTACTAGGATATATTTTAGAAACTTTAGTCTAGGTTCAATATGTGAAAATGGTTACTCAAAAGTGCCTAGTCAGAACGGTTTTGATCCGCATGCTTATTTATTTATGACATAAAGCTTAATCTTCTCACCAATGATATAACGGAggtgttggtaatttttatctACTCCTATTGCTATAAATCCCTTCTCATCGTGGAGGGTTGCatttacatttttcattgaTGTCACTCTCTTACCCCAAAACTTGTTCTTTTCACTTTCACTTTAATTAGGTCAAGTTTCATTTCCACTTTTGATGCATAACCAAATCAAGTATTTCATTTTAATTGTCACTATTCTGGTCTCCTTCCCattcatttcctttttcttagtttaatcattttttttctcatctAATTGTTAACTCTTATTGTGTCTTTCCCCTTCCATTTCCATTTTGTAAGGAACTCATTTCTGAGCAATTGAGACAAAATGTTGATGGAAAAACCATTCCTTCGATGTTTGTTAATGAGACGAGCTTTCTTTCTGAATCTGCTGATATAGCTCCAGATGAGAACTCTTATGTGCAAAGATGTGAATCCAAGTTTCAAGTTGCTTCACAGTCAAGTGTACATTTTGGTCATTTGGACGAAAAATGTGACAACGGTTTGCTGGTAACTGAAGAAGTCGTGAAATGTAGCCTATCCTCGGTCGATCCTCTTTGTTCTTTTGTTCCGTGCAGCATTTCATTGGACACTGATTGTGCTGGACAGAATCTGAATGAAGGAAAAGATTGTACGAAAGAATGCTCAGGCACCTTTGTGGATGTTGAAGGTTCTAGGCCTTCAATTCGAAGGCAGCTAACTTCACTTAAAAATTACAGCACAATTTTGCCCACTCATGTTGATGTGGAAGGGGGACTGGACAACAATTATGCACATCAACTACATGGCAATATGAGCCTGCTATCATCAGATTCTCATCTGGGTTGTACAAGACTTTCTTCTAAAACAAATTTTATGGAGACTTTACCCTCTGAGCCTACTGAATCTAGAGAAATGGATATTGTGGAGGACAGCCAAACCGATGCTGACCACAATTTGGTTGAGGAAATAACAGAACTGAAAAGAAAGAGTGATGAAGTTGCAGGTGATGGGAGCGAGTTCCTTGTTCATTCagtgaagaaaaggaaaatccGTGATATCTTAAATGAGAGTCTGCAGCTATCGAAATCTATAATGAAGAAATCCTCTATCAAGAAAGATCATCTACAGGGTACGGTGTCTGATCCCCAAAAGGTCAAAAACGTCGTGAAGATGCAACTTAAAAATAAGACTCCCCTTGAACCATGTATGTTGGTGCAGAAGAGAGTCCATTTCTTAGAAGCTAATGATCAGCCTCAAGCAAACTTGGACTTTCAAAAAGTACATCCTCCAAAAAATTGTAAGAGTTGGAATATTGTTGGTGTTATTTACATGATTTactgtgtattttttttttaaaaaaatttccctTTTGGTTTGAATGCAGATTCTACTCTCAGAACTGGTAAAAGGCAGAAGTTTTCTAATCAATGTTTAGTATCTCGTCACCATGATGGTAAAGGTCATCTCAAGAGTCGCTACTATAGGAGCAGGaagaaattaatatttcaaggtatACAGTTCTTGGTAACGGGATTTTCTAGTCGTAAAGAAAAGGATATTGATGGATTAGTATGTGATAATGGAGGTATAGTTCTTCCCGACATTCCTAGTCCAAGTTCAAGGGGGCAAAagatttcaaaatcaaactgTAAGGGGCCTCCTGTTATTCTCTCTTCAAAGAAGGTTGGTTCCCTGCATGTAATATCATTCTTTACTTAAAAAGGTTCTGTTCATATATTTTCCCCTCCTACTTGCCTATAATTGTGATattcctataaaaaaaatccttgCCTATAATTGTGTTATTCAGTGGTTTTGGTATATCTACTTTTGATTTTGATGAAGAATTCTGATTccattttttgaattttcttgttcttttgaaGTAACTTTGCTTTCTTAAATTCATGGTCACATTCCATCTGCCTTAGATTTTCCTTTGCTGCTCTATGAAAAATCGATGATTAGTGGAAAACTCTCTAGTAAAAGTCTCCAACACTTGGAGCTCCATCTTTAGTGAAAGAAAGGACAACCTCGATTTTCCTTTGCTTTCTTATAAAGTGTAAGCCACACGGGTCTAGCTAGAGACGTCTTTTTTGCAATTTCACCTTATCAGAGTTCCTAATTgccaaataaaaattttaaagggAAAATCTCTTTgcaatcaaattctaaaactaAGGCGTCGCCAAACCAGTCTATAGGCCTGTTGGTGAGGTCCTGTATTCCTTTTGGGATGTTTTTGTTGGCCCTTCTTATGTTGGTTCATGCTTCCCATAAAAAAAAGTCTGGATTTTCCAACTTCTGTCCTTCCTGTTGTCTAGTCAGTTCCTCTGTTAAGGCTCTAAAAACTTCTCCCGGAACATTTGTACACTTGATTTCAGTAAGATGAGCAAGAAATTGACTTTTTAACAGACGCTTGAGGCAGTTTCCTTATGTTgttgttatttctttttattacaATTATCCAATTAGACTCTAATGTTATTTAATAACCAACATGAACATTCCATTACCATTTGATGctgagatttttaaaaaaaaacttttttaatttttttttaaaattatagttattcttataaatttatcaactttattgatttgATTAACTTGTTTGTTTTAGCTCCAAACAACAAAATTCTTGTATGGATGTGCGGTGAATGCCCTTATAGTCAATGTCAGTTGGCTTACAGATTCCATTGCTGCTTGTTCCATGTTACCACCGTGGAAGTAAGTTATTCTTACACGTGTTTCACTTGGATTTTTGAGAAGAAtagaatattatattttctactatctattgaatcaaatacaattaCTCATGTAAGAAAATACCATCTACGAGTATTAAAGATGTTTAATGTCACCAAACCTTTCAGTCTGGTGTTTTTCAAAGAATAAAGATGCCTTCGTCCATGCCGTTTACTTAATATGTCCATGTATTTCTTGTGGAATGCCATTGCGCCGCTAGCTCTGAAACATTTTTAATccaattataaattattattatttacgtAGTTGTTCTTGGATGAACTTTTGTACTTCTGATATTTCTTTGTCGGTGgcttatttgatttttttccccCCGTTAAGATACATGATCATATCAAATCAAGCTGATTGTACTCAAATTGGAAGATCAGTTAGACACCGTAATCGAAGATATATATTTGAGAATGTTGGAGTCATGCTTCATGGGAAACAAGGTTTCTGCACCAAATTGACAACTGTATTAAAGGTAAGGCTTGCCTCCATTTACCCATTTGTGAAGCCAAGTCCGTTTTATCTTTCTCGCTATCTATTTATTCAACCGAGCTCATCAACTTTACTGGTTATACATGACTTTATCCATAATAATGACATGAGAGGTAacaaaatttccttcatttttggaacttcttttaaaaattatcatagaggtactctttgatcaTACCTTCAAATTTGCTGTTTTAGTATCTTTGAAAAGACTAATTGTGACACCTATAGTGAGAtccaaaaaaatttctttatgAGTGATGAAGAAACCAATTACCATCTCAAAGGTCGATGGTTCAATCTCTCATTCTCACaattattaaattcaaaaagaaaaaatgatggtataaaaaataagagttattcaaAAAGCTATGCATGTACGGAGGAGAGCTTTAAAAAAGCCCTCTATTAGTCATAATAAAGAAACCACAAGTAAATTACAGAAGGAtagtatatgtgtgtgtgtgtctaTATATATGCTGCATTCagttggttttcttcttctgtactaattttcattcatattttagtaccatattattttcaaaaatcaaagtGATGAAGGACTGAATCTTAATATCATGTCATTTTATTATTGAAACAACCGCTCCAGACAATGTTTTGTAGTTTCTACTACTTAGACCTGATCAATTCAGTATTTTTCTACTTTTTGGTTCACCCAGCATGGAGGTGGACAGGTATTCAAGACCCTACAGTGGTTAGTAAAGAGCCTAAATAGGGAGAAGATTTCATTTGGAGTCATCGTAGTCGAAGACGAGCGCAAGGCATCCCGTCACTTGAAGCAATGTGCCTTGGAACAAGGGATACCATTGATGGTAACTACTTGCTTGCTCTTCATAATCGTGTATTGGTTGAATAATTCGAAGATAAAGCAATCCACAATTCGGAGAAATAAATCGTTCTCTTGCTCTCTGGCTTTTTACAGTCTATAAAATGGGTCATAAAGAGCTTACACTTGGGAGAGCTACTTCCTTTGGCAGAAAACAATCGGCCCTCTTCTATACGAACTACAAAAATGGTAAATATTCCAGCTTTCAAAGAAACTGGCGTGGAATTATAAGTTGCCGTTTCAGAGTTTATTTATGAGgtaaatatgttatattagcACTAGTTCTAGAAGTGTGTATTTTTCTCAAAAAGATGTATTGTAGTTTGTTCCGTCATGTGATAACCATTCATATTGAGcatataaatagatgaagttaACTAAAATAGTCGATGTTAATATCTGATAACTTGGGTCTAAATGAGAGCCCATACGAGTATTACTTCCATTCATTGTTAGTCATTCTAGAGATCTAGTAACATCGAGTGCtagaaaaattttcaagttATCATACGAGACTCTTCTACAATATAGATTGTTGGTGCAAGAAATTCGCAAGTGTTCGTCATTGTGGGCCTCTCAAGGGATCATCCTTGACCTGCTATATCTAGTATGGTCTTGATTTTTGAGTTGCCCTGTGTAAGAGTTTCCTACACTGGTGTAGTACTGAGTCTACCACACTTTGATGCCTAAGTGCATCATATAGTTCAGCTAAACACACAATAGTAAGGTTGGATGTCTCCTTGGGATATTTCTTACTCCTCTTA
Proteins encoded in this region:
- the LOC120081282 gene encoding uncharacterized protein LOC120081282 isoform X1, whose protein sequence is METLELRLPQFSEDLAWLPCWLQDNHTTPSSEQVIECDYESAIKEVGYGIINKLEGANLYPKDSGCNRFHLFLSGQDNISESVAASSNNQALHFHLHLSSYGGSECTSTQHLDGSHQLPEYNKVQSISLFEASLDPRENIPFRKGINAGDTDLPPHSSNKDLLDNVDCQSLNNTEDCEIRQGEKLDVGWLKNAEANDAIELSVVASEALVIHDLLQAELDSEALSVEAVLEVSIQVKKARIEVLESAYESVDEEVDLTNSLSDLDDFIMRDAFDDVGLPCSILNSDRCKTTCFDVQDTPVNNNEFTHGSQCNSVDMTRQPDILGNGLTLKQFEENLVVTKPVGLPLEDLSCNVQHQLSDDDELGSTSPNYCKYNSMSQHPAQNGSDEFVVKQKIVSSTVNTNLCTNDAKEYSSLHECNKVSTKNDEQVAFLTPERFQSRWLGGWSVKELISEQLRQNVDGKTIPSMFVNETSFLSESADIAPDENSYVQRCESKFQVASQSSVHFGHLDEKCDNGLLVTEEVVKCSLSSVDPLCSFVPCSISLDTDCAGQNLNEGKDCTKECSGTFVDVEGSRPSIRRQLTSLKNYSTILPTHVDVEGGLDNNYAHQLHGNMSLLSSDSHLGCTRLSSKTNFMETLPSEPTESREMDIVEDSQTDADHNLVEEITELKRKSDEVAGDGSEFLVHSVKKRKIRDILNESLQLSKSIMKKSSIKKDHLQGTVSDPQKVKNVVKMQLKNKTPLEPCMLVQKRVHFLEANDQPQANLDFQKVHPPKNYSTLRTGKRQKFSNQCLVSRHHDGKGHLKSRYYRSRKKLIFQGIQFLVTGFSSRKEKDIDGLVCDNGGIVLPDIPSPSSRGQKISKSNCKGPPVILSSKKLQTTKFLYGCAVNALIVNVSWLTDSIAACSMLPPWKYMIISNQADCTQIGRSVRHRNRRYIFENVGVMLHGKQGFCTKLTTVLKHGGGQVFKTLQWLVKSLNREKISFGVIVVEDERKASRHLKQCALEQGIPLMSIKWVIKSLHLGELLPLAENNRPSSIRTTKMVNIPAFKETGVEL
- the LOC120081282 gene encoding uncharacterized protein LOC120081282 isoform X2, whose amino-acid sequence is METLELRLPQFSEDLAWLPCWLQDNHTTPSSEQVIECDYESAIKEVGYGIINKLEGANLYPKDSGCNRFHLFLSGQDNISESVAASSNNALHFHLHLSSYGGSECTSTQHLDGSHQLPEYNKVQSISLFEASLDPRENIPFRKGINAGDTDLPPHSSNKDLLDNVDCQSLNNTEDCEIRQGEKLDVGWLKNAEANDAIELSVVASEALVIHDLLQAELDSEALSVEAVLEVSIQVKKARIEVLESAYESVDEEVDLTNSLSDLDDFIMRDAFDDVGLPCSILNSDRCKTTCFDVQDTPVNNNEFTHGSQCNSVDMTRQPDILGNGLTLKQFEENLVVTKPVGLPLEDLSCNVQHQLSDDDELGSTSPNYCKYNSMSQHPAQNGSDEFVVKQKIVSSTVNTNLCTNDAKEYSSLHECNKVSTKNDEQVAFLTPERFQSRWLGGWSVKELISEQLRQNVDGKTIPSMFVNETSFLSESADIAPDENSYVQRCESKFQVASQSSVHFGHLDEKCDNGLLVTEEVVKCSLSSVDPLCSFVPCSISLDTDCAGQNLNEGKDCTKECSGTFVDVEGSRPSIRRQLTSLKNYSTILPTHVDVEGGLDNNYAHQLHGNMSLLSSDSHLGCTRLSSKTNFMETLPSEPTESREMDIVEDSQTDADHNLVEEITELKRKSDEVAGDGSEFLVHSVKKRKIRDILNESLQLSKSIMKKSSIKKDHLQGTVSDPQKVKNVVKMQLKNKTPLEPCMLVQKRVHFLEANDQPQANLDFQKVHPPKNYSTLRTGKRQKFSNQCLVSRHHDGKGHLKSRYYRSRKKLIFQGIQFLVTGFSSRKEKDIDGLVCDNGGIVLPDIPSPSSRGQKISKSNCKGPPVILSSKKLQTTKFLYGCAVNALIVNVSWLTDSIAACSMLPPWKYMIISNQADCTQIGRSVRHRNRRYIFENVGVMLHGKQGFCTKLTTVLKHGGGQVFKTLQWLVKSLNREKISFGVIVVEDERKASRHLKQCALEQGIPLMSIKWVIKSLHLGELLPLAENNRPSSIRTTKMVNIPAFKETGVEL